The Silurus meridionalis isolate SWU-2019-XX chromosome 16, ASM1480568v1, whole genome shotgun sequence genome has a segment encoding these proteins:
- the tspan31 gene encoding tetraspanin-31, translating to MFIQVGLLARLGDCHSLPTAGRERETKRKRKRKKERSVHASGLFMMVCGGFTCSKNALCALNVVYMLVGLLLIGVAAWGKGFGIVSSIHIIGGVIAVGFFLLLIAIVGLIGAVHHHQVLLFFYMVILFIVFLFQFGVSCSCLAVNQDQQEKLLTSSWRIMSNDTKSDLEKKLDCCGLFNSTANKQEFETDLAICKASCLKTCRTCGEKMLQHASEALRILGGVGLFFSFTEILGVWLAMRYRNQKDPRANPSAFL from the exons ATGTTCATTCAG GTTGGATTGTTAGCTCGCCTCGGAGACTGTCACAGTTTACCCACAgcggggagagaaagagagacaaagagaaagagaaagagaaagaaagaaaggagtgtTCATGCCTCAGGGTTGTTCATGATGGTGTGTGGAGGATTCACCTGCTCGAAAAATGCTCTCTGCGCTCTTAACGTCGTTTACATG TTGGTGGGGCTACTCCTGATTGGTGTAGCGGCATGGGGGAAAGGCTTCGGGATCGTGTCCAGTATCCACATCATTGGAGGCGTGATTGCTGTGGGCTTTTTCCTGCTGCTCATCGCCATCGTCGGCCTCATCGGAGCCGTCCATCACCACCAAGTCTTGCTGTTCTTT TACATGGTCATTCTGTTCATCGTGTTCCTCTTTCAGTTTGGTGTGTCCTGCTCTTGTCTGGCCGTGAACCAGGATCAGCAG GAGAAATTGCTGACCTCTAGTTGGAGGATAATGAGCAATGACACCAAGAGCGATTTGGAGAAAAAGCTGGACTGCTGTGGCCTGTTCAACAGCACCGCAAACAAACAGGAGTTTGAAACCGACTTGGCGATATGTAAAGCT AGCTGCCTAAAAACTTGCAGGACGTGTGGTGAGAAAATGCTGCAGCATGCCTCCGAGGCTCTGAGGATTCTGGGTGGTGTGGGTCTCTTCTTCAGCTTCACCGAG ATTTTAGGAGTTTGGCTGGCTATGCGCTACAGGAACCAGAAAGATCCACGGGCAAACCCCAGTGCGTTCTTATAG